One window of Hoplias malabaricus isolate fHopMal1 chromosome 16, fHopMal1.hap1, whole genome shotgun sequence genomic DNA carries:
- the gnao1b gene encoding guanine nucleotide binding protein (G protein), alpha activating activity polypeptide O, b produces the protein MGCTLSAEERAALDRSKAIEKNLREDGLSAAKDVKLLLLGGGESGKSTIVKQMKIIHEDGFSGDDVKQFKPVVYSNTIQSLATILRAMETLGIEYTDKERVADGKLIFDVVSRMEDTEPYSPELLAAMMRLWKDGGTQACFNRSREYQLNDSAQYYLDSLERIGAPDYLPTEQDILRTRVKTTGIVETHFTFKNLNFRLFDVGGQRSERKKWIHCFEDVTAIIFCVALSGYDQVLHEDETTNRMHESLMLFDSICNNKFFVDTSIILFLNKKDLFGEKIKKSPLTICFPEYTGANTYEDAAAYIQGQFESKNRSPNKEIYCHLTCATDTGNIQVVFDAVTDIIIANNLRGCGLY, from the exons ATGGGCTGCACGTTGAGCGCGGAGGAGCGCGCGGCGCTGGATCGGAGCAAAGCGATCGAGAAGAACCTGCGCGAGGACGGACTGAGCGCCGCCAAAGATGTGAAGCTGCTGCTGCTCG GCGGCGGGGAGTCGGGAAAGAGCACGATTGTCAAACAGATGAA GATTATCCATGAAGATGGTTTCAGTGGAGATGACGTAAAGCAGTTTAAACCAGTTGTCTATAGTAACACCATCCAGAGTCTGGCCACTATTTTGCGAGCCATGGAgactcttggcattgagtaCACCGACAAAGAGAGGGTG GCTGATGGGAAGTTGATCTTTGATGTGGTCAGCCGTATGGAGGACACAGAGCCCTACTCTCCTGAACTGCTGGCAGCCATGATGCGACTGTGGAAAGATGGAGGAACTCAGGCCTGCTTCAATCGTTCACGAGAATACCAGCTCAATGACTCTGCTCAGTA TTACCTGGACAGTTTGGAGCGTATTGGGGCACCAGACTATCTTCCCACTGAGCAGGACATCCTGAGAACACGAGTTAAAACCACCGGCATTGTGGAGACACACTTCACTTTCAAAAACCTCAACTTCAG GCTGTTTGATGTAGGTGGACAGAGATCAGAGAGGAAAAAATGGATCCACTGCTTTGAGGATGTGACAGCCATTATTTTCTGTGTAGCGCTGAGCGGCTATGACCAAGTTTTACATGAAGATGAGACAACG AATCGTATGCATGAATCTCTCATGCTCTTTGACTCCATCTGCAATAATAAGTTCTTCGTTGACACATCCATCATCCTCTTCCTAAACAAGAAGGATCTATTTGGAGAGAAGATCAAGAAATCTCCACTGACAATATGCTTCCCAGAATATACAG gtgCAAACACATATGAAGACGCAGCGGCCTATATACAGGGTCAGTTTGAGAGTAAGAATCGCTCTCCAAATAAAGAGATCTACTGTCACCTGACGTGTGCCACTGACACAGGAAACATCCAGGTGGTGTTTGATGCTGTCACTGACATCATCATTGCTAACAACCTGCGTGGGTGTGGCCTGTATTGA
- the tmppe gene encoding transmembrane protein with metallophosphoesterase domain, whose product MLGFARLSAECKVGVASGVVFFSMLISRTLLSDLVDVETRARLFRVQFLLFINSLLLLGSLYVWKRLVRRWCGPRAAIRTQAQRCWSAAVLLFLALAHCSYLSMFYLVDTEPHWLALLTFTCLGVYIILLFFLFAFSCMARIRRLCFRSSETQDMGSSTQTFLALIVTAILSVYGLINAAQPPQVVEVEVPLQKLPASLDGLKIVLLSDIHLGPTVGRSKLQRIVTMVNELEPDLVVIVGDLTDSQVSRLRNAAEPLGLIKTQLGSYFATGNHDYYTADVESWFEFLRLKGIEPLHNSHARVFRPGQSQDWICLAGIDDLEASMLRYPNHGMDIEKALSGCSEDKPIVLLAHQPHAAKKALEQRPDINLVLSGHTHAGQLFPLTLLAFLVNPYFCGLYRVSEHTMVYVTPGTGYYGIPMRIGSRAEITKIILRPA is encoded by the exons ATGCTGGGTTTCGCCCGGCTCTCAGCCGAGTGTAAGGTGGGGGTCGCATCAGGGGTTGTATTCTTCTCCATGCTGATATCTAGAACCCTGCTCTCGGATCTGGTGGATGTAGAGACACGGGCGAGGCTGTTCCGAGTCCAGTTTCTTCTCTTCATTAACTCCTTGCTGCTGCTGGGCTCTCTGTATGTGTGGAAGCGACTGGTGCGGCGCTGGTGTGGCCCGAGGGCGGCTATCCGGACACAAGCTCAGAGATGCTGGAGCGCCGCAGTGCTGCTGTTCCTGGCCCTGGCTCACTGCAGTTACCTCAGTATGTTTTATCTGGTGGACACGGAGCCGCACTGGCTGGCACTACTCACCTTCACCTGTTTGGGTGTTTATATTATCCTCTTATTCTTTTTATTCGCGTTCAGCTGCATGGCTCGCATCCGCCGGCTGTGCTTCCGGAGCTCAGAAACTCAGGACATGGGCTCGTCCACTCAGACATTTCTGGCCTTGATAGTGACCGCGATATTATCCGTGTATGGCTTAATAAACGCGGCACAACCACCGCAGGTAGTAGAGGTGGAAGTGCCACTGCAGAAGCTGCCAGCTTCTCTGGACGGCCTCAAGATAGTGCTGCTGTCAGATATTCACCTAGGACCCACAGTCGGCCGGTCAAAATTACAGCGGATTGTTACTATGGTGAACGAGTTGGAACCAG ATCTGGTGGTGATTGTTGGGGACTTGACAGATTCTCAGGTGAGCCGGCTAAGGAATGCTGCAGAACCGCTGGGACTCATCAAGACTCAACTGGGCTCATACTTTGCTACAG GTAATCATGACTACTACACAGCTGATGTGGAGAGCTGGTTTGAGTTTTTACGTCTGAAGGGAATTGAACCACTTCACAACAGCCATGCTCGAGTATTCCGCCCTGGTCAAAGCCAAGACTGGATCTGCTTAGCTGGCATTGATGACCTAGAGGCCAGCATGCTACG GTACCCCAATCATGGGATGGATATTGAGAAGGCACTGAGTGGTTGCAGTGAAGATAAGCCTATTGTTCTTCTGGCTCATCAACCACATGCTGCTAAAAAGGCCCTAGAGCAAAGGCCAGATATCAACTTAGTACTGTCAG GTCATACACACGCTGGCCAGCTGTTCCCGCTCACTCTCTTGGCATTCCTGGTGAATCCATATTTCTGCGGCCTCTACCGTGTCTCAGAACACACAATGGTCTATGTTACCCCAGGAACTGGCTATTATGGCATTCCAATGAGAATTGGAAGCCGTGCTGAAATCACTAAGATCATATTGAGACCTGCCTGA
- the mtbl gene encoding metallothionein-B-like — protein MDKCECSKTGSCSCGQNCKCTNCSCAKDGKSCCSSGCTKGSKGSSGCDSACKDKDKTKCCK, from the exons ATGGACAAGTGTGAATGCTCAAAGA CTGGATCCTGCAGCTGCGGGCAGAACTGCAAATGTACGAACTGCTCATGCGCTAAAGACGGAAAGA GCTGCTGTTCCTCCGGTTGCACGAAGGGCTCCAAGGGCTCGAGCGGCTGCGACAGCGCCTGTAAGGACAAGGACAAGACTAAATGCTGCAAATAA